In Gorilla gorilla gorilla isolate KB3781 chromosome 12, NHGRI_mGorGor1-v2.1_pri, whole genome shotgun sequence, the following are encoded in one genomic region:
- the ARID5A gene encoding AT-rich interactive domain-containing protein 5A isoform X5, with protein sequence MKERHTPIERVPHLGFKQINLWKIYKAVEKLGAYELSMALGERIGWPLLEPQSSCQTAVLRVPARAAGAARTLPPGGARRPRPHEVPLQVTGRRLWKNVYDELGGSPGSTSAATCTRRHYERLVLPYVRHLKGEDDKPLPTSKPRKQYKMAKENRGDDGATERPKKAKEERRVDQMMPGKTKADAADPAPLPSQEPPRNSTEQQGLASGSSVSFVGASGCPEAYKRLLSSFYCKGTHGIMSPLAKKKLLAQVSKVEALQCQEEGCRHGAEPQASPALHLPESPQSPKGLTENSRHRLTPQEGLQAPGGSLREEAQAGPCPAAPIFKGCFHTHPTEVLKPVSQHPRDFFSRLKDGVLLGPPGKEGLSVKEPQLVWGGDANRPSAFHKGGSRKGILYPKPKACLVSPMAKVPAESPMLPPTFPSSPGLGSKRSLEEEGAAHSGKRLRAVSPFLKEADAKKCGAKPAGSGLVSCLLGPALGPVPPEAYRGTMLHCPLNFTGTPGPLKGQAALPFSPLVIPAFPAHFLATAGPSPMAAGLMHFPPTSFDSTLRHRLCPASSAWHAPPVTTYAAPHFFHLNTKL encoded by the exons ATGAAGGAGCGACACACGCCCATCGAGAGGGTGCCCCATCTCGGCTTCAAGCAGA TTAACCTGTGGAAGATCTACAAAGCAGTGGAGAAGCTGGGGGCCTATGAGCTG TCCATGGCCCTAGGAGAGAGAATCGGCTGGCCGCTGCTGGAGCCGCAGAGCAGCTGCCAAACTGCAGTCCTTCGAGTCCCTGCGAGGGCGGCCGGAGCTGCAAGGACCCTGCCGCCAGGGGGCGCCCGCCGGCCGCGCCCTCACGAGGTGCCCTTGCAGGTGACCGGGCGCCGCCTCTGGAAGAACGTGTACGACGAGCTGGGGGGCAGCCCAGGCAGCACCAGCGCGGCCACGTGCACGCGCCGCCACTACGAGAG GTTGGTCCTGCCATACGTGCGGCACCTGAAGGGGGAGGATGACAAGCCGCTGCCCACCTCCAAGCCCAGGAAACAGTACAAGATGGCTAAGGAGAACAGGGGGGATGATGGGGCCACCGAGAGGCCGAAGAAGGCCAAGGAGGAGCGGCGCGTGGACCAG ATGATGCCAGGAAAGACCAAAGCAGATGCCGCTGACCCAGCACCACTTCCCAGCCAGGAGCCCCCCAGGAACAGCACAGAACAGCAGGGCCTGGCCTCTGGGTCTTCCGTGTCCTTTGTGGGTGCCAGCGGCTGTCCTGAGGCCTACAAGCGGCTCCTATCCAGCTTCTACTGCAAGGGGACACACGGCATCATGTCACCACTGGCCAAAAAGAAGCTCCTGGCCCAGGTGAGCAAGGTGGAGGCCTTGCAGTGCCAGGAGGAGGGCTGCCGCCATGGGGCAGAGCCCCAGGCGTCCCCAGCTCTTCACCTCCCAGAGAGTCCCCAGAGCCCCAAAGGGCTGACTGAGAACTCCAGGCACCGGCTGACCCCTCAGGAGGGATTGCAGGCCCCAGGTGGCAGCCTCAGAGAGGAGGCGCAGGCAGGCCCCTGCCCGGCAGCCCCCATCTTCAAGGGCTGCTTCCACACCCACCCCACTGAGGTGCTGAAGCCTGTCAGCCAGCACCCCAGGGACTTCTTCTCTAGACTTAAAGATGGGGTGCTATTGGGGCCTCCTGGCAAAGAGGGGCTGTCAGTGAAAGAGCCCCAGCTGGTGTGGGGCGGGGACGCTAACCGCCCTTCTGCGTTCCATAAAGGTGGCTCCAGAAAGGGCATCCTCTACCCCAAGCCCAAAGCCTGCTTGGTGTCCCCCATGGCCAAGGTCCCAGCCGAGAGCCCCATGCTCCCGCCCACCTTCCCCAGTAGCCCAGGCCTGGGCAGCAAGCGCAGCCTGGAGGAAGAGGGTGCTGCCCACAGTGGGAAGAGACTGCGGGCCGTGTCTCCCTTTCTTAAGGAGGCGGATGCCAAGAAGTGTGGGGCCAAACCTGCAGGGTCCGGCCTGGTCTCCTGCCTTCTGGGCCCAGCCCTGGGGCCTGTGCCCCCAGAGGCCTACAGGGGCACCATGCTGCACTGCCCGCTGAACTTCACTGGCACCCCGGGCCCCTTGAAGGGCCAGGCTGCACTCCCCTTCAGCCCCCTGGTCATCCCGGCCTTCCCGGCCCACTTCCTGGCCACTGCAGGTCCCTCGCCCATGGCCGCTGGCCTGATGCACTTCCCCCCAACGTCCTTCGACAGTACCCTCCGCCACAGACTTTGCCCGGCCTCATCTGCCTGGCACGCACCACCAGTCACAACCTATGCAGCGCCCCACTTCTTCCACCTCAACACCAAGCTGTAG
- the ARID5A gene encoding AT-rich interactive domain-containing protein 5A isoform X7, protein MAKENRGDDGATERPKKAKEERRVDQMMPGKTKADAADPAPLPSQEPPRNSTEQQGLASGSSVSFVGASGCPEAYKRLLSSFYCKGTHGIMSPLAKKKLLAQVSKVEALQCQEEGCRHGAEPQASPALHLPESPQSPKGLTENSRHRLTPQEGLQAPGGSLREEAQAGPCPAAPIFKGCFHTHPTEVLKPVSQHPRDFFSRLKDGVLLGPPGKEGLSVKEPQLVWGGDANRPSAFHKGGSRKGILYPKPKACLVSPMAKVPAESPMLPPTFPSSPGLGSKRSLEEEGAAHSGKRLRAVSPFLKEADAKKCGAKPAGSGLVSCLLGPALGPVPPEAYRGTMLHCPLNFTGTPGPLKGQAALPFSPLVIPAFPAHFLATAGPSPMAAGLMHFPPTSFDSTLRHRLCPASSAWHAPPVTTYAAPHFFHLNTKL, encoded by the exons ATGGCTAAGGAGAACAGGGGGGATGATGGGGCCACCGAGAGGCCGAAGAAGGCCAAGGAGGAGCGGCGCGTGGACCAG ATGATGCCAGGAAAGACCAAAGCAGATGCCGCTGACCCAGCACCACTTCCCAGCCAGGAGCCCCCCAGGAACAGCACAGAACAGCAGGGCCTGGCCTCTGGGTCTTCCGTGTCCTTTGTGGGTGCCAGCGGCTGTCCTGAGGCCTACAAGCGGCTCCTATCCAGCTTCTACTGCAAGGGGACACACGGCATCATGTCACCACTGGCCAAAAAGAAGCTCCTGGCCCAGGTGAGCAAGGTGGAGGCCTTGCAGTGCCAGGAGGAGGGCTGCCGCCATGGGGCAGAGCCCCAGGCGTCCCCAGCTCTTCACCTCCCAGAGAGTCCCCAGAGCCCCAAAGGGCTGACTGAGAACTCCAGGCACCGGCTGACCCCTCAGGAGGGATTGCAGGCCCCAGGTGGCAGCCTCAGAGAGGAGGCGCAGGCAGGCCCCTGCCCGGCAGCCCCCATCTTCAAGGGCTGCTTCCACACCCACCCCACTGAGGTGCTGAAGCCTGTCAGCCAGCACCCCAGGGACTTCTTCTCTAGACTTAAAGATGGGGTGCTATTGGGGCCTCCTGGCAAAGAGGGGCTGTCAGTGAAAGAGCCCCAGCTGGTGTGGGGCGGGGACGCTAACCGCCCTTCTGCGTTCCATAAAGGTGGCTCCAGAAAGGGCATCCTCTACCCCAAGCCCAAAGCCTGCTTGGTGTCCCCCATGGCCAAGGTCCCAGCCGAGAGCCCCATGCTCCCGCCCACCTTCCCCAGTAGCCCAGGCCTGGGCAGCAAGCGCAGCCTGGAGGAAGAGGGTGCTGCCCACAGTGGGAAGAGACTGCGGGCCGTGTCTCCCTTTCTTAAGGAGGCGGATGCCAAGAAGTGTGGGGCCAAACCTGCAGGGTCCGGCCTGGTCTCCTGCCTTCTGGGCCCAGCCCTGGGGCCTGTGCCCCCAGAGGCCTACAGGGGCACCATGCTGCACTGCCCGCTGAACTTCACTGGCACCCCGGGCCCCTTGAAGGGCCAGGCTGCACTCCCCTTCAGCCCCCTGGTCATCCCGGCCTTCCCGGCCCACTTCCTGGCCACTGCAGGTCCCTCGCCCATGGCCGCTGGCCTGATGCACTTCCCCCCAACGTCCTTCGACAGTACCCTCCGCCACAGACTTTGCCCGGCCTCATCTGCCTGGCACGCACCACCAGTCACAACCTATGCAGCGCCCCACTTCTTCCACCTCAACACCAAGCTGTAG
- the ARID5A gene encoding AT-rich interactive domain-containing protein 5A isoform X6 — protein sequence MALGERIGWPLLEPQSSCQTAVLRVPARAAGAARTLPPGGARRPRPHEVPLQVTGRRLWKNVYDELGGSPGSTSAATCTRRHYERLVLPYVRHLKGEDDKPLPTSKPRKQYKMAKENRGDDGATERPKKAKEERRVDQMMPGKTKADAADPAPLPSQEPPRNSTEQQGLASGSSVSFVGASGCPEAYKRLLSSFYCKGTHGIMSPLAKKKLLAQVSKVEALQCQEEGCRHGAEPQASPALHLPESPQSPKGLTENSRHRLTPQEGLQAPGGSLREEAQAGPCPAAPIFKGCFHTHPTEVLKPVSQHPRDFFSRLKDGVLLGPPGKEGLSVKEPQLVWGGDANRPSAFHKGGSRKGILYPKPKACLVSPMAKVPAESPMLPPTFPSSPGLGSKRSLEEEGAAHSGKRLRAVSPFLKEADAKKCGAKPAGSGLVSCLLGPALGPVPPEAYRGTMLHCPLNFTGTPGPLKGQAALPFSPLVIPAFPAHFLATAGPSPMAAGLMHFPPTSFDSTLRHRLCPASSAWHAPPVTTYAAPHFFHLNTKL from the exons ATGGCCCTAGGAGAGAGAATCGGCTGGCCGCTGCTGGAGCCGCAGAGCAGCTGCCAAACTGCAGTCCTTCGAGTCCCTGCGAGGGCGGCCGGAGCTGCAAGGACCCTGCCGCCAGGGGGCGCCCGCCGGCCGCGCCCTCACGAGGTGCCCTTGCAGGTGACCGGGCGCCGCCTCTGGAAGAACGTGTACGACGAGCTGGGGGGCAGCCCAGGCAGCACCAGCGCGGCCACGTGCACGCGCCGCCACTACGAGAG GTTGGTCCTGCCATACGTGCGGCACCTGAAGGGGGAGGATGACAAGCCGCTGCCCACCTCCAAGCCCAGGAAACAGTACAAGATGGCTAAGGAGAACAGGGGGGATGATGGGGCCACCGAGAGGCCGAAGAAGGCCAAGGAGGAGCGGCGCGTGGACCAG ATGATGCCAGGAAAGACCAAAGCAGATGCCGCTGACCCAGCACCACTTCCCAGCCAGGAGCCCCCCAGGAACAGCACAGAACAGCAGGGCCTGGCCTCTGGGTCTTCCGTGTCCTTTGTGGGTGCCAGCGGCTGTCCTGAGGCCTACAAGCGGCTCCTATCCAGCTTCTACTGCAAGGGGACACACGGCATCATGTCACCACTGGCCAAAAAGAAGCTCCTGGCCCAGGTGAGCAAGGTGGAGGCCTTGCAGTGCCAGGAGGAGGGCTGCCGCCATGGGGCAGAGCCCCAGGCGTCCCCAGCTCTTCACCTCCCAGAGAGTCCCCAGAGCCCCAAAGGGCTGACTGAGAACTCCAGGCACCGGCTGACCCCTCAGGAGGGATTGCAGGCCCCAGGTGGCAGCCTCAGAGAGGAGGCGCAGGCAGGCCCCTGCCCGGCAGCCCCCATCTTCAAGGGCTGCTTCCACACCCACCCCACTGAGGTGCTGAAGCCTGTCAGCCAGCACCCCAGGGACTTCTTCTCTAGACTTAAAGATGGGGTGCTATTGGGGCCTCCTGGCAAAGAGGGGCTGTCAGTGAAAGAGCCCCAGCTGGTGTGGGGCGGGGACGCTAACCGCCCTTCTGCGTTCCATAAAGGTGGCTCCAGAAAGGGCATCCTCTACCCCAAGCCCAAAGCCTGCTTGGTGTCCCCCATGGCCAAGGTCCCAGCCGAGAGCCCCATGCTCCCGCCCACCTTCCCCAGTAGCCCAGGCCTGGGCAGCAAGCGCAGCCTGGAGGAAGAGGGTGCTGCCCACAGTGGGAAGAGACTGCGGGCCGTGTCTCCCTTTCTTAAGGAGGCGGATGCCAAGAAGTGTGGGGCCAAACCTGCAGGGTCCGGCCTGGTCTCCTGCCTTCTGGGCCCAGCCCTGGGGCCTGTGCCCCCAGAGGCCTACAGGGGCACCATGCTGCACTGCCCGCTGAACTTCACTGGCACCCCGGGCCCCTTGAAGGGCCAGGCTGCACTCCCCTTCAGCCCCCTGGTCATCCCGGCCTTCCCGGCCCACTTCCTGGCCACTGCAGGTCCCTCGCCCATGGCCGCTGGCCTGATGCACTTCCCCCCAACGTCCTTCGACAGTACCCTCCGCCACAGACTTTGCCCGGCCTCATCTGCCTGGCACGCACCACCAGTCACAACCTATGCAGCGCCCCACTTCTTCCACCTCAACACCAAGCTGTAG
- the LOC134756764 gene encoding uncharacterized protein: MEFHHLGQAGHKLLTSGDPPPLASQNAGITGVKPLHPAPPHSLSSTEPPQLGEMDCTRAHVAVRSSGLVTPGAQADILASLRRKEVEGWEMPLQSLSALNSRDHHSLPLHPSQASLGRCLSSPPQAAPEGGGQGQGLDRVPFWPGHPLPGARHAAHSLVWVLSSWMVALGKQDPAHPRPWPLYLQTMGALPMAGVHEHPSPSGQGKFQRCVSPTDLLTPVAPTSALCLASSSPTFPGLHVKLFGCRLLVEGGDSASEKNPPSLILSQGPAPIRPAGSRASGRRDSISPGATTSETAGTCYRCRHSGPDQWICSPFPPGTSGDFNPVVILVCPCGSGKWGGAAERARLQAPEIYIHHQRRPTQASWSHPQPPRGTGNSLGSCSEHGSHTACAALPASPARGTWASHRPSQDLQSPSPQ, encoded by the coding sequence atggagtttcaccatcttggccaggctggtcacaaactcctgacctcaggtgatccgccccccttggcctcccaaaatgctgggattacaggtgttaagccactgcacccagcccctccccATTCTTTATCATCCACTGAGCCTCCGCAGCTCGGAGAGATGGACTGCACACGGGCGCATGTGGCAGTGCGGAGCTCAGGGCTGGTCACTCCAGGTGCTCAGGCTGACATCTTGGCATCTCTCAGAAGGAAGGAGGTGGAAGGTTGGGAGATGCCCCTGCAGAGCCTGAGTGCTCTCAACAGCAGGGACCACCACTCTTTGCCCCTCCACCCATCACAGGCCTCGCTTGGAAGGTGCCTGAGCTCTCCTCCACAGGCTGCTCCTGAAGGAGGTGGCCAGGGGCAGGGGCTGGATAGGGTGCCCTTTTGGCCTGGCCACCCACTCCCTGGTGCCAGGCATGCTGCACATTCCCTGGTCTGGGTTCTGTCATCGTGGATGGTGGCCTTGGGCAAGCAAGACCCTGCCCATCCCCGGCCTTGGCCTCTCTACCTGCAAACTATGGGGGCCCTTCCCATGGCCGGAGTTCATGAGCATCCCAGCCCCAGCGGCCAGGGTAAGTTCCAGCGGTGCGTGTCACCCACTGACCtgctcacacctgtagccccgACATCTGCCCTCTGCTTGGCCAGCAGTAGCCCCACTTTTCCAGGACTACATGTGAAGCTGTTTGGGTGCAGGCTGCTTGTGGAGGGAGGGGACAGTGCCTCTGAAAAGAACCCACCCTCCCTCATCCTGAGCCAAGGCCCTGCTCCCATCCGGCCTGCAGGAAGCAGGGCGTCAGGCCGCAGGGATTCTATAAGCCCTGGGGCAACCACATCTGAAACCGCAGGGACTTGTTACCGATGCAGACACTCAGGCCCAGACCAGTGGATTTGCTCCCCTTTCCCTCCAGGCACCTCCGGTGATTTCAATCCAGTGGTCATTCTGGTCTGTCCATGCGGTTCAGGCAAGTGGGGTGGGGCTGCAGAGAGGGCTCGGCTGCAGGCCCCAGAAATCTACATCCACCACCAACGCAGACCAACTCAGGCTTCCTGGTCACACCCCCAACCCCCCAGGGGCACTGGTAACAGCCTGGGGTCCTGCTCAGAGCACGGGAGTCACACAGCCTGTGCagccctccctgcctctcctgccaGGGGAACCTGGGCAAGTCATCGACCCTCCCAGGACCTCCAATCCCCATCTCCACAATGA